The following coding sequences are from one Augochlora pura isolate Apur16 chromosome 6, APUR_v2.2.1, whole genome shotgun sequence window:
- the LOC144471172 gene encoding uncharacterized protein LOC144471172 codes for MQRSIEQQIPRVATTKLPPPQAKMRNVIFLATCFALVAIALGNNLIIGRRQPGEILVKEEVIVRPRIWGKPQIAICGAVAPEGSEISFVSVAAWNPWVVNIRPAKGGLGTDEVEVLAIGKPNWGFSIRCTIMAVPKKTTSARPTTTPKSTTSKSTTPKSTTSKATTTESTTPEVSTAEPTTPEPTPVQSTDTTADTGMTGEPTETPEVTEPPGCTSTGTPQLQSHQ; via the exons ATGCAGCGATCGATCGAGCAACAGATCCCCAGAGTCGCGACTACAAAGCTTCCGCCACCGCAAGCGAAGATGCGCAACGTAATATTCTTGGCCACGTGCTTTGCCCTCGTGGCAATCGCGTTGGGAAACAACCTGATTATCGGGAGACGTCAACCGGGCGAGATACTCGTTAAAGAGGAGGTCATCGTGAGG CCGCGAATTTGGGGAAAACCGCAAATCGCGATCTGCGGCGCGGTGGCTCCTGAGGGATCCGAGATCTCGTTTGTCAGTGTGGCGGCTTGGAACCCATGGGTAGTCAACATCAGACCCGCGAAAGGTGGCCTCGGAACGGACGAGGTAGAGGTATTGGCAATTGGGAAACCGAACTGGGGATTCTCGATCAGGTGCACTATCATGGCTGTGCCTAAGAAGACAACGTCTGCTCGGCCTACTACCACTCCGAAGAGCACTACTTCGAAGTCCACTACTCCAAAGTCCACCACATCAAAAGCCACAACTACAGAGTCTACAACTCCAGAGGTTTCAACTGCAGAGCCTACGACTCCAGAGCCTACTCCAGTGCAATCGACTGACACGACTGCAGATACTGGTATGACAGGCGAACCGACTGAAACGCCTGAAGTGACTGAACCACCAGGCTGTACGAGTACGGGAACACCACAACTACAGAGTCATCAATAA